One region of Rhodophyticola sp. CCM32 genomic DNA includes:
- a CDS encoding CAP domain-containing protein, with protein sequence MDRRFMILSTAALALSACASNTGPRLGSDGQPLPVIYRINTNDTARIQFRVLDSVNSLRSAAGAAQVELNAELNAAAATHSRDMSVQNRPWHFGSDGSSPIDRARRVGYPGTVLGENISETYESELETVAAWMQQPDTRDVITDPNARDLGFAFFQEPNGKIWWTLVTGDGGTAGPANAPTG encoded by the coding sequence ATGGACAGACGGTTTATGATTCTTTCGACAGCGGCGCTTGCGCTTTCGGCCTGTGCGTCGAATACCGGCCCGCGCCTTGGATCTGATGGCCAGCCATTGCCGGTGATCTACCGAATCAACACCAATGACACCGCGCGCATCCAGTTTCGTGTGCTGGACAGTGTGAACTCCCTGCGGTCTGCCGCAGGGGCGGCACAGGTAGAGCTGAATGCCGAGCTGAACGCGGCGGCGGCCACCCATTCCCGTGACATGTCGGTGCAGAACCGGCCGTGGCATTTCGGCTCTGACGGGTCTTCCCCCATCGACCGGGCGCGGCGGGTTGGCTATCCGGGCACGGTTCTGGGCGAAAACATCTCGGAAACCTATGAATCCGAGCTGGAAACCGTGGCCGCCTGGATGCAGCAGCCCGATACCCGCGATGTCATCACCGACCCGAATGCCCGCGATCTGGGATTCGCCTTCTTTCAGGAGCCGAACGGCAAGATCTGGTGGACCCTTGTCACCGGTGACGGCGGCACCGCAGGCCCGGCCAATGCGCCGACCGGTTAG
- a CDS encoding ATP-binding protein — MGSAGPDDRLAQERRLRLAAERLLAQKSEELYAVNRKLADHANALSYQVIEQREAHAELEGQTTQVKAELEVATEKAVVAERRLWDSLEAIEDGFAIFDNDWRLIAANPAFVSVFDGLSDIAPGTSYDAVLRIAVDEGIVDLEGVAPDDWVDDMIARWEADDIPERTLKLWNGVYIRLHDERTPQGDVVSLAINITDTIRREHDLRQARDLAEAATRAKSAFLANMSHEIRTPMNGVVAMADLLCETELNEEQRLYTETIRNSGEALLVIINDVLDYSKIEADKIAFRAEIFDLQDMINEIFRLLRPGIQGSDLLLKMDYDMLMPDRIVADRGRIRQVLTNLIGNAVKFTEAGHVLVRVICDDRSEGQVRFRLIVEDTGIGIPAKMQAHVFGQFNQVEDQANRRFEGTGLGLAISRQLITKMKGEMWLESEPGAGSAFGLRLCVSLPEGQEEDPGGVSTPVDTLPAPAELTDDRQGEKIAPRLLAAEDNKTNQLIFRKMIQSLTLDLQITDNGRELLEAYVANPPDLVFTDISMPVMDGLEAAQAIRAYEAENGLPRVPIVAITAHAMAGDETRIFEAGIDHYLTKPLKKKEIMDKILSLTPSAEVSVQNG, encoded by the coding sequence ATGGGCAGCGCGGGACCGGATGACCGTCTGGCGCAGGAACGGCGCCTGCGACTGGCTGCCGAACGGTTGCTGGCCCAGAAGTCCGAGGAACTTTATGCCGTCAACAGGAAGCTCGCCGATCATGCCAATGCCCTGTCTTATCAGGTCATCGAACAGCGCGAGGCCCATGCGGAACTGGAAGGCCAGACGACCCAGGTCAAGGCCGAGCTTGAGGTTGCCACCGAAAAAGCCGTGGTGGCAGAACGTCGGTTGTGGGATTCGCTGGAAGCCATCGAAGACGGGTTCGCGATTTTCGACAATGACTGGCGGCTGATCGCGGCAAACCCGGCTTTTGTCTCTGTCTTCGACGGCCTGTCCGACATCGCCCCCGGAACCAGCTATGACGCTGTTCTGCGCATTGCGGTGGATGAAGGCATCGTCGATCTGGAAGGGGTTGCCCCGGATGACTGGGTTGATGACATGATCGCCCGCTGGGAGGCGGATGATATCCCGGAACGGACGCTGAAGCTCTGGAACGGTGTTTATATCCGCCTGCATGATGAACGCACCCCCCAGGGCGATGTGGTGTCGCTTGCGATCAACATCACCGATACGATTCGCCGGGAACATGACCTGCGGCAGGCCCGCGATCTGGCCGAGGCTGCAACCCGGGCCAAATCGGCCTTTCTGGCGAATATGAGCCATGAGATCCGCACGCCGATGAATGGTGTCGTGGCGATGGCCGATCTGCTGTGCGAGACGGAGCTGAACGAAGAACAGCGGCTTTATACCGAGACGATCAGGAACTCGGGCGAGGCTTTGCTGGTGATCATCAATGATGTGCTCGACTATTCCAAGATCGAGGCTGACAAGATTGCATTCCGGGCGGAAATCTTTGATCTGCAGGATATGATCAACGAGATTTTCCGGCTTCTGCGTCCGGGCATCCAGGGCAGTGATCTGCTGCTGAAGATGGATTACGACATGCTCATGCCCGACCGGATCGTGGCGGATCGCGGGCGCATCCGGCAGGTTCTGACCAATCTGATCGGCAATGCGGTGAAATTCACCGAGGCCGGGCATGTGCTGGTCCGGGTGATCTGCGATGACAGGTCCGAGGGGCAGGTGAGGTTTCGCCTGATTGTCGAGGATACGGGCATCGGCATACCCGCCAAGATGCAGGCCCATGTGTTCGGTCAGTTCAATCAGGTCGAGGATCAGGCGAACCGCAGGTTCGAGGGCACCGGGCTTGGTCTGGCGATCTCGCGCCAGCTGATCACAAAGATGAAAGGGGAGATGTGGCTGGAAAGTGAACCGGGGGCCGGGTCTGCCTTCGGGCTTCGTCTCTGCGTCTCGCTGCCGGAAGGGCAGGAAGAGGATCCCGGGGGTGTATCCACACCCGTTGACACGCTGCCCGCGCCCGCAGAATTGACAGATGACAGACAGGGGGAGAAGATCGCACCCCGCCTGCTGGCCGCAGAGGATAACAAGACCAACCAGTTGATTTTCCGAAAGATGATCCAGAGTCTCACGCTTGATCTTCAGATCACCGATAATGGCCGTGAGTTGCTTGAGGCATATGTCGCCAACCCGCCTGATCTGGTGTTCACCGATATTTCCATGCCGGTGATGGACGGGTTGGAGGCGGCACAGGCGATCCGCGCATATGAGGCTGAAAACGGTCTGCCCCGGGTGCCGATTGTGGCCATTACGGCCCATGCCATGGCCGGGGACGAGACGCGGATATTTGAGGCAGGCATTGATCATTACCTGACCAAGCCTTTGAAGAAAAAAGAGATTATGGATAAAATCCTGTCTCTGACCCCGAGTGCGGAGGTATCTGTGCAAAACGGGTAA
- a CDS encoding alpha-2-macroglobulin family protein, which translates to MRPLFAFLICFLSALPALAQEAVPDRYIAITRDMDFPGGDLRPLFDTSFEACSTACLTDPDCNAFTFNQRSNACFPKTAMLAQEPYEGALSAQVYPTDPAVLSRLGGRVAALSFLQSGDLASARNQAEGLATRQYAGTWTADQLVQAARDAAGRGDRQAAMRLTGAAITRSDAPALWSEYARHQLALGNLSDQLRYQLETGAIHAAINAALRAPDGPVLADALDVLAQGLERRGRGRDMIPALRLALAQGYRDDLSQALDRAIGLYGFRVVETQVDNEAALPRICVIFSEDLAPGGVSYGDFLQSAVTGLSVEAEERQLCISGVSHGQRYEMTLRAGLPAASGEVLQAPVSIRQYVQDRTPGVRFPGRAYILPRSEAAAIPVVAVNTDAVALRLFRVSDRNLVRSLQEEYFGRPLNAWEINRFTTELAEEVWTGTGEVAQDLNRDVTTRLPMGDVLADLGPGLYALEARAANLPARDTAAATQWFLVSDLGLSAMSGADGVHVVVRGLSDAGARPGLTVSLISESNRVLGEAVSDADGYALFEAGLALGRAGAAPAMVTVTDGDVDYAFLSLREAEFDLSDRGVEGREAAGAIDLFLTTERGAYRAGETIHATALARDGQAGAITGLPLTAVLTRADGVEYTRQLLEETGAGGFVFALPLGTNVPRGTWRLAVHADTNAAPLASRTLLVEDFLPERIDVTLNLPEGPIRPAGLLPQLELQADYLFGAPAGDLPIEGELALRARATLEDWPSYRFGRHDDSPQPRFAELPGGTVTSADGSAMLPLDLPDISGPPHPRDLTVTLRVSEGSGRPVERQITRNVEPQGALIGIRPLFDGALPEDSEAAFDLIAVNANGALPVTWTLNRVERRYQWYSRNGAWNWEPVTSRTRIATGEAVLGNDPVRITQALQWGEFELRVESSSGAYTTSSVGFSAGWYAPAGASGTPDVLDVSLDAESYRPGDTAELRIVPRRGGTALIRVMSNRLIDMRIVELGDDPVEIALPVTDDWGSGAYVSATLLRPVSRIDTQTPARALGLAHAHIDPGERALDVALDAPAEAMPRGPLDIALRVENTAPGDTVYATIAAVDLGILNLTGFESPDPAGHYFGQRRLGMALRDVYGRLIDSRSGAEGRVRSGGDGGSAGRMQAPPPTEALVAFQSGALTVGADGLARARFDIPSFNGTVRVMAIAWSQTGIGQAEADVLIRDPVVLSASLPRFMAPGDTARMLLEITHATGPTGPVTIGISNGEGLDIGAYPVSVTLGEGQTQRLSVPVTAGTGTGLQEITVALTTPDGTVLTKPLALPVQVNDPELAETSLIALNPGEVFTLDASVFTGLRPGSGRATLSAGPLARFDAPGLLQMLDRYPYGCTEQVTSRAMPLLYLSSVAEAMELTTAADLDLRIAQAIDEVLVNQAGNGGFGLWGAYSGDLWLDAYVTDFLSRARAQGYQVPDLAFSRAIDNLRNEVSFYPDFETGGEDLAYALMVLAREGTASMGDLRYYADVKAVEFSNPMALGQLGAALAMYGDQPRADAMFRAGYALLRSKQSQPEFTGWRVDYGSNRRDAAGLLTLAVAAGSDAVPVSDLATALSPAGHALSTQEATWSLLAAHALIDADPISDLQIDGQPVTGPLVEVLRAGDSTSRAITNAGTSRQSLTFTRFGVPAGATEAFGNGYRITRSYVTLEGQPADPADVPVGTRLVALLTVTPFEDREARLMVNDPLPAGFEIDNPNLIRGGDIRALDGVALDDVATHTEFRQDRFLAAVDWRSDRSFRLGYIVRAVTPGDFHHPAASVEDMYRPQYRAQTASARLMVTGE; encoded by the coding sequence ATGCGCCCGCTTTTTGCTTTTTTGATATGTTTTCTTTCTGCACTTCCCGCCCTGGCGCAAGAGGCCGTGCCGGATCGCTATATCGCCATCACCCGCGATATGGATTTCCCCGGCGGCGATCTGCGGCCCCTGTTTGATACAAGTTTCGAGGCCTGTTCCACCGCCTGTCTGACCGACCCGGATTGCAACGCCTTCACCTTCAACCAGCGGTCCAATGCCTGTTTCCCCAAAACCGCCATGCTTGCACAGGAGCCCTATGAAGGCGCCCTCTCGGCACAGGTTTACCCCACCGATCCCGCTGTGCTTTCCCGGCTTGGCGGTCGGGTCGCGGCGCTGTCCTTCCTGCAATCCGGCGATCTGGCCAGCGCGCGAAACCAGGCCGAGGGGCTGGCCACACGCCAGTATGCCGGCACCTGGACCGCCGATCAGCTGGTGCAGGCCGCCCGCGACGCGGCAGGGCGCGGCGACAGGCAGGCCGCCATGCGCCTGACCGGGGCGGCGATCACCCGCAGCGATGCACCTGCACTCTGGTCTGAATATGCCCGTCACCAGCTGGCGTTGGGCAATCTAAGCGACCAGCTGCGTTATCAGCTGGAAACCGGCGCCATCCATGCCGCGATCAACGCCGCCTTGCGCGCGCCTGACGGGCCGGTTCTGGCCGATGCGCTGGATGTTCTGGCCCAGGGGCTTGAACGCCGCGGGCGCGGGCGCGACATGATCCCCGCCCTGCGGCTGGCGCTGGCGCAGGGGTATCGCGATGATCTGTCTCAGGCGCTGGACCGGGCGATCGGGCTTTACGGGTTCCGCGTGGTGGAAACCCAGGTGGATAATGAGGCCGCCCTGCCCCGCATCTGTGTGATCTTTTCCGAAGATCTGGCGCCCGGCGGCGTCAGCTACGGGGATTTTCTGCAATCCGCTGTCACCGGTCTGAGTGTCGAGGCGGAAGAGCGGCAGCTTTGCATCTCGGGCGTCAGCCATGGCCAGCGCTACGAGATGACCCTGCGCGCAGGCCTGCCCGCCGCCTCGGGCGAGGTGTTGCAGGCCCCGGTGTCGATCCGGCAATATGTGCAGGATCGCACGCCGGGCGTCCGCTTCCCCGGGCGTGCCTATATCCTGCCGAGAAGCGAGGCCGCCGCGATCCCGGTTGTGGCGGTGAACACCGATGCCGTGGCGCTGCGCCTGTTCCGGGTGTCCGACCGCAATCTGGTGCGCAGCCTGCAGGAAGAATATTTCGGCCGCCCGCTGAACGCCTGGGAGATTAACCGCTTCACCACGGAACTGGCCGAAGAGGTCTGGACCGGCACGGGCGAGGTTGCCCAGGACCTGAACCGCGATGTCACCACACGCCTGCCCATGGGCGATGTGCTGGCCGATCTGGGGCCCGGTCTTTATGCGCTGGAGGCACGCGCCGCAAACCTGCCTGCCCGCGACACCGCGGCGGCCACGCAATGGTTTCTGGTCAGCGATCTGGGCCTGTCCGCGATGAGCGGGGCCGATGGCGTGCATGTGGTGGTGCGCGGCCTGTCGGATGCGGGCGCGCGGCCCGGGCTGACCGTCAGCCTGATCTCGGAATCGAACCGGGTGCTGGGCGAGGCGGTGAGTGATGCCGATGGCTATGCGCTGTTCGAGGCCGGTCTGGCGCTTGGCCGGGCGGGGGCCGCACCGGCGATGGTCACCGTCACCGATGGCGATGTGGATTATGCCTTTCTGTCGCTCCGCGAGGCCGAGTTTGACCTGTCGGATCGCGGGGTGGAGGGGCGCGAGGCCGCAGGCGCGATTGATCTGTTCCTGACCACCGAACGCGGCGCCTATCGCGCGGGTGAGACGATCCATGCCACGGCGCTGGCCCGCGACGGGCAGGCCGGGGCGATCACCGGTCTGCCGCTGACCGCTGTTCTGACCCGCGCCGATGGGGTGGAATATACCCGGCAGCTGCTGGAAGAGACCGGGGCGGGCGGGTTTGTCTTTGCCCTGCCGCTTGGAACAAATGTGCCGCGCGGCACCTGGCGGCTGGCCGTCCATGCAGATACCAACGCGGCGCCTCTGGCCAGCCGGACCCTGCTGGTCGAGGATTTCCTGCCGGAACGTATAGATGTGACGCTGAACCTGCCGGAGGGGCCGATCCGCCCCGCCGGTCTGCTGCCACAGCTTGAATTGCAGGCCGATTATCTTTTCGGCGCGCCCGCAGGCGATCTGCCGATTGAGGGAGAGCTTGCGCTGCGCGCCCGGGCCACACTGGAAGACTGGCCCAGTTACCGGTTCGGACGTCATGATGACAGCCCCCAGCCCCGCTTTGCCGAACTGCCCGGGGGCACCGTCACATCCGCCGATGGCAGCGCCATGCTGCCCCTTGATCTGCCCGATATCAGTGGCCCGCCCCATCCCCGTGATCTGACGGTGACCCTGCGTGTCTCGGAAGGGTCGGGCCGCCCGGTGGAACGCCAGATCACCCGCAATGTGGAGCCGCAGGGCGCGCTGATCGGCATTCGCCCGCTGTTCGACGGCGCGCTGCCCGAAGACAGCGAGGCCGCTTTCGATCTGATCGCGGTCAATGCCAATGGGGCGCTGCCCGTAACCTGGACCCTGAACCGGGTTGAACGCCGCTATCAGTGGTATTCCCGGAATGGTGCCTGGAACTGGGAACCGGTGACAAGCCGCACCCGGATCGCCACGGGCGAGGCCGTATTGGGCAATGACCCGGTGCGGATCACCCAGGCCCTGCAATGGGGGGAGTTCGAGCTGCGGGTGGAAAGCAGCTCGGGCGCCTATACGACAAGCTCGGTCGGGTTCAGCGCCGGGTGGTATGCGCCCGCCGGGGCCAGTGGCACACCTGATGTGCTGGATGTTTCACTGGATGCCGAAAGCTATCGGCCCGGCGATACCGCGGAATTGCGGATCGTGCCGCGCCGGGGCGGCACTGCCCTGATCCGGGTGATGTCGAACCGTCTGATCGACATGCGGATCGTGGAACTGGGCGATGACCCGGTGGAAATTGCCCTGCCGGTGACCGATGACTGGGGCAGCGGGGCCTATGTCTCTGCCACGCTGCTGCGGCCCGTATCCCGGATCGACACCCAGACCCCGGCCCGCGCTTTGGGTCTGGCCCATGCCCATATCGACCCGGGCGAAAGGGCGCTGGATGTGGCGCTGGACGCCCCGGCAGAGGCCATGCCGCGCGGCCCGCTGGACATTGCCCTGCGCGTCGAGAATACCGCCCCCGGGGATACGGTGTATGCCACGATCGCCGCTGTTGATCTGGGCATTCTGAACCTGACCGGCTTCGAAAGCCCCGACCCGGCGGGCCATTACTTTGGCCAGCGGCGGCTTGGAATGGCGCTGCGCGATGTTTATGGCCGCCTTATCGACAGCCGCAGCGGGGCCGAGGGGCGCGTGCGGTCCGGCGGCGATGGCGGCAGCGCCGGCCGCATGCAGGCCCCGCCCCCGACCGAGGCGCTGGTGGCGTTCCAGTCCGGCGCGCTGACCGTTGGGGCCGATGGGTTGGCCCGGGCCCGTTTCGACATTCCGTCCTTCAATGGCACGGTGCGGGTGATGGCCATCGCCTGGTCGCAGACCGGGATCGGCCAGGCCGAGGCGGATGTGCTGATCCGCGACCCGGTTGTGCTGAGCGCCAGCCTGCCGCGGTTCATGGCCCCTGGTGACACCGCACGCATGCTGCTGGAAATCACCCATGCCACCGGTCCGACCGGCCCGGTTACCATCGGGATCAGCAATGGGGAGGGCCTTGATATCGGGGCCTATCCTGTCTCTGTCACTCTGGGTGAGGGTCAAACCCAACGCCTGTCTGTACCGGTCACCGCCGGGACGGGAACCGGATTGCAGGAGATCACGGTGGCCCTGACCACGCCCGATGGCACAGTGCTGACCAAACCACTGGCCCTGCCGGTGCAGGTCAATGACCCGGAACTGGCCGAAACCAGCCTGATTGCCCTGAACCCGGGTGAGGTTTTCACCCTTGATGCCAGTGTCTTCACCGGGCTCCGGCCCGGATCGGGCCGCGCCACGCTGTCCGCCGGTCCGCTGGCGCGGTTCGACGCGCCGGGTCTTCTCCAGATGCTGGACCGTTACCCCTATGGCTGCACCGAACAGGTGACCAGCCGGGCGATGCCGCTGCTTTACCTGTCTTCCGTGGCAGAGGCGATGGAGCTGACCACAGCAGCCGATCTGGATCTGCGGATCGCTCAGGCCATTGATGAGGTGCTGGTCAATCAGGCGGGCAATGGGGGTTTCGGCCTCTGGGGCGCGTATTCCGGCGATCTCTGGCTTGACGCCTATGTCACAGATTTCCTGTCCCGCGCGCGGGCGCAGGGGTATCAGGTGCCCGATCTGGCCTTCAGCCGCGCCATCGACAATCTGCGCAACGAGGTTTCATTCTATCCCGATTTCGAGACTGGCGGCGAAGATCTGGCCTATGCGCTGATGGTGCTGGCCCGCGAAGGCACTGCCTCGATGGGCGATCTGCGCTATTATGCGGATGTGAAAGCGGTGGAGTTCAGCAACCCGATGGCGCTTGGCCAATTGGGGGCCGCTTTGGCGATGTATGGCGATCAGCCGCGCGCCGATGCGATGTTCCGGGCCGGATATGCCCTGCTGCGCAGCAAACAATCGCAGCCCGAGTTCACCGGCTGGCGCGTCGATTATGGCAGCAACCGGCGCGATGCGGCGGGGCTGCTGACGCTGGCGGTGGCTGCCGGTTCTGATGCGGTGCCGGTCTCTGATCTGGCCACCGCGCTCAGCCCGGCGGGTCATGCACTTTCCACCCAGGAGGCGACATGGAGTCTTCTGGCCGCCCATGCCCTGATCGACGCAGACCCGATTTCAGACCTGCAGATCGATGGCCAGCCGGTCACCGGCCCGCTGGTGGAGGTTTTGCGCGCCGGCGACAGCACCAGCCGTGCAATCACCAATGCAGGGACCAGCCGTCAAAGCCTGACCTTCACCCGCTTTGGCGTACCCGCAGGCGCGACCGAGGCCTTTGGCAACGGGTATCGCATCACCCGCAGCTATGTCACGCTGGAAGGCCAGCCCGCCGATCCGGCCGATGTGCCGGTCGGCACCCGGCTGGTGGCCCTGTTGACCGTGACCCCGTTTGAAGATCGCGAGGCCCGGCTGATGGTCAATGACCCGCTGCCCGCCGGGTTCGAG
- the rlmN gene encoding 23S rRNA (adenine(2503)-C(2))-methyltransferase RlmN has translation MTASAPVTQDVLTLPRKLPDGPVNLVGLTRDALRDVLIAHGTPEKQARMRVGQIWQWIYQKGIRDFDAMTNLSKSYRAELAEAFVIARPEVVSRQVSADGTRKYLVRIAGGHEVEVVYIPEEDRGTLCISSQVGCTLTCSFCHTGTQKLVRNLTAGEIVGQVMLARDDLDEWPEPGEGADRRPRLLSNVVLMGMGEPLYNFENVRDAMKITMDPEGISLSRRRITLSTSGVVPEIARTADEIGCMLAVSFHGTTDEIRDKLVPINRKWPLAELLGALRAYPKASNSERITFEYVMLKDVNDSDEDARRLVNLIKGIPAKINLIPFNEWPGAPYQRSDWQRIERFADIVYKAGYASPIRTPRGEDIMAACGQLKSATERARKSRAQIAAETKL, from the coding sequence ATGACTGCCAGCGCCCCTGTTACACAGGACGTTCTGACCCTTCCGCGCAAACTGCCTGACGGGCCCGTCAATCTGGTGGGTCTGACCCGTGATGCCTTGCGCGACGTGCTGATCGCCCATGGCACGCCCGAGAAACAGGCCAGAATGCGGGTGGGACAGATCTGGCAATGGATCTATCAGAAAGGCATCCGCGATTTCGACGCGATGACCAATCTCAGCAAATCCTACCGGGCAGAGCTGGCAGAGGCGTTTGTCATTGCCCGGCCCGAGGTGGTGTCGCGTCAGGTGTCTGCCGATGGCACCCGCAAATATCTGGTGCGCATCGCCGGCGGTCATGAGGTGGAGGTTGTCTATATCCCCGAGGAAGATCGCGGGACGCTGTGCATCTCGTCCCAGGTCGGTTGCACGCTGACCTGTTCCTTCTGTCACACGGGCACGCAGAAACTGGTGCGCAACCTGACGGCAGGCGAAATTGTCGGTCAGGTCATGCTGGCCCGGGATGATCTGGATGAATGGCCCGAACCCGGCGAGGGCGCGGACAGGCGGCCCCGATTGCTCAGCAATGTGGTGCTGATGGGCATGGGCGAACCGCTGTATAATTTCGAAAATGTCCGCGATGCGATGAAAATCACCATGGACCCCGAAGGTATCTCGCTCAGCCGTCGGCGGATCACGCTGTCCACCTCGGGCGTGGTGCCTGAAATTGCCCGCACCGCGGATGAAATCGGCTGCATGCTGGCGGTCAGCTTCCATGGCACCACCGATGAGATTCGCGACAAGCTTGTGCCGATCAACCGGAAATGGCCGCTTGCGGAGCTTCTGGGCGCGTTGCGGGCCTATCCGAAAGCCTCGAACTCGGAACGCATCACCTTTGAATATGTGATGCTGAAAGATGTGAATGACAGCGATGAAGATGCCCGCCGTCTGGTCAATCTGATCAAGGGCATTCCCGCCAAGATCAACCTGATCCCGTTCAACGAATGGCCCGGTGCGCCTTATCAGCGGTCAGACTGGCAGCGGATCGAACGGTTCGCCGATATCGTCTATAAGGCGGGCTATGCCAGCCCGATCCGAACCCCCAGGGGCGAGGATATCATGGCCGCCTGTGGTCAGCTGAAATCCGCCACCGAACGGGCCCGGAAATCGCGGGCGCAGATTGCGGCGGAAACCAAGCTCTGA
- a CDS encoding asparaginase, which yields MPNAETLVEVWRGSICESRHRGHAVIWDAGGDVVAAWGNPDMVILPRSSCKMIQALPLIESGAADAFGLNEAHLALSCASHQGAHIHTDMVETWLGSLGLDEAAFRCGPQMPNDKEARYGLIRAGEEPGQRHNNCSGKHSGFLTLGKHLGAGPEYVDLDHPVQRAAKAAFEEVTGEDSPGYGIDGCSAPNFACTLTGLARAMAGFAAAQGTGTARDRAQYRLTRAMAAYPHLVAGEGRACTRLMRAMEGRASIKTGAEAVFVAILPEQKLGMAVKIEDGTTRGAEAVITRLLIGAGLLDADHPDAIHYRHGPIRNWRGIETGQYRVTDSVTGWTL from the coding sequence ATGCCGAATGCGGAAACACTGGTTGAGGTCTGGCGCGGGTCGATCTGCGAAAGCCGACACCGGGGGCATGCGGTGATCTGGGATGCGGGTGGCGATGTGGTGGCGGCCTGGGGGAACCCCGATATGGTGATCCTGCCGCGCTCCTCCTGCAAGATGATCCAGGCCCTGCCGCTGATCGAAAGCGGGGCGGCGGATGCGTTCGGGTTGAACGAGGCACATCTGGCCCTGTCCTGCGCGTCTCATCAGGGCGCCCATATCCATACCGATATGGTGGAAACCTGGCTGGGATCTCTGGGGCTGGACGAAGCGGCGTTTCGCTGCGGCCCGCAGATGCCCAATGACAAGGAGGCCCGATACGGGTTGATCCGCGCCGGGGAAGAGCCGGGCCAGCGGCACAACAATTGTTCCGGCAAACATTCCGGTTTTCTGACGCTCGGCAAGCATCTGGGCGCGGGGCCGGAATATGTGGATCTGGATCACCCGGTGCAGCGCGCCGCAAAAGCCGCGTTTGAAGAGGTGACAGGAGAGGACAGCCCCGGGTACGGGATTGATGGATGCTCTGCCCCGAATTTCGCCTGCACCCTGACCGGGCTGGCCCGTGCCATGGCCGGGTTCGCCGCCGCACAGGGTACGGGTACTGCCCGCGACAGGGCGCAATACCGGCTGACCCGGGCGATGGCCGCCTATCCGCATCTGGTGGCCGGGGAAGGCCGGGCCTGCACCCGTCTGATGCGCGCGATGGAGGGCCGCGCCTCGATCAAGACCGGGGCCGAGGCGGTGTTTGTGGCGATTTTGCCGGAGCAGAAGCTTGGCATGGCGGTCAAGATCGAAGATGGCACCACGCGCGGGGCCGAGGCGGTGATCACCCGGCTTCTGATCGGCGCGGGCCTGCTGGATGCGGACCATCCCGACGCAATCCACTATCGCCACGGCCCGATCCGCAACTGGCGCGGGATCGAGACCGGCCAGTACCGGGTGACAGACAGCGTGACAGGCTGGACCTTGTAA
- a CDS encoding L,D-transpeptidase, giving the protein MPKPFSSHLSRRLFLGSAAAGLAAPALAQTAPETTEIERDISQSVRHNISSFRTLDWRPYFSDTQNGAILVDITSRALHFWSEDQNTYRLYPTSVPMTDDLTRRGRTEVVRLVEGPDWRPTPAMQERNPEWPAYVPPGPDNPLGTHALYLGWTYYRIHGTHDTRKIGRRSSNGCIGLYNEHIAELFGMTNRGTQVLLI; this is encoded by the coding sequence ATGCCAAAACCATTTTCTTCACATTTGTCCCGCCGTTTGTTTCTGGGCAGCGCCGCTGCCGGGCTGGCCGCACCGGCCCTGGCACAGACCGCGCCTGAAACAACCGAGATCGAACGCGATATATCGCAATCCGTGCGCCACAATATTTCCAGCTTCCGCACGCTGGATTGGCGGCCCTATTTCAGCGACACGCAGAACGGGGCGATTCTGGTGGATATCACCTCGCGGGCGCTGCATTTCTGGAGCGAAGACCAGAACACATATCGTCTGTACCCCACATCCGTGCCGATGACCGATGATCTGACCCGCCGCGGCCGTACCGAAGTGGTGCGTCTGGTGGAAGGCCCCGATTGGCGACCGACACCGGCCATGCAGGAGCGCAACCCGGAATGGCCGGCCTATGTGCCGCCCGGCCCCGATAATCCGCTTGGCACCCATGCGCTTTATCTGGGCTGGACCTATTACCGGATTCACGGCACCCATGACACACGTAAGATCGGGCGCCGGTCATCGAATGGCTGCATCGGGCTTTATAACGAGCATATTGCGGAACTGTTCGGGATGACCAACCGCGGAACACAAGTGTTGCTTATTTGA
- a CDS encoding invasion associated locus B family protein — protein sequence MRHRVFCALAGIALFLTAYDVAAQEESSNRVNAETDWSVFVEDDPTQCWVVSTPRETVNTRDGRVVAVRRGEILMFISYWPAEEKRGEVSFTGGYPFAPGSTVTMEIGGTTFEMFTDGEMAWAASEQDDQRIVTAMKRGAEAVLTARSSRGTQTQDTFSLLGFTAAVEDAEARCGG from the coding sequence ATGAGACACAGAGTATTTTGTGCGCTGGCCGGGATTGCGTTGTTCCTGACGGCATATGACGTCGCGGCGCAGGAAGAATCCTCAAACCGGGTGAACGCCGAAACGGATTGGAGCGTCTTTGTCGAAGATGACCCGACCCAGTGCTGGGTGGTTTCCACCCCCCGTGAAACCGTCAATACCCGCGATGGCCGTGTTGTGGCCGTGCGCCGGGGTGAGATTCTGATGTTTATCAGCTATTGGCCGGCCGAGGAAAAACGCGGCGAGGTTTCGTTCACCGGCGGCTATCCGTTTGCGCCAGGCTCCACCGTCACGATGGAGATCGGCGGCACCACGTTTGAGATGTTCACCGATGGCGAAATGGCCTGGGCCGCGTCCGAGCAGGATGATCAGCGCATCGTCACGGCGATGAAACGCGGCGCCGAGGCGGTTCTGACCGCGCGGTCCTCCCGCGGGACGCAAACGCAGGATACCTTTTCGCTTCTTGGCTTTACCGCTGCGGTCGAGGATGCCGAGGCCCGTTGCGGCGGCTGA